A segment of the Pseudomonas versuta genome:
AAATAGAGGGATACGACAGTGCCACGTTCTCTGAAAAAAGGTCCTTTTATTGATCTTCACCTACTGAAGAAGATCGAAGTGGCGGCGGAAAAGAACGATCGCAAACCGGTGAAAACCTGGTCGCGCCGTTCTATGATCCTGCCACAAATGGTCGGTCTGACCATCGCTGTGCATAACGGTCGTCTTCATGTCCCAGTTCTTGTGAACGAAGACATGGTTGGCCATAAACTAGGCGAGTTTGCCGGTACCCGCACTTATCGTGGGCACGTGGCAGACAAGAAAGCCAAGCGTTAAGGGGTAAGGAACGATGGAAGTAGCCGCTAAGTTGTCGGGCGCTCGAATCTCCGCCCAGAAAGCCCGCTTGGTCGCCGACCAGATCCGCGGGAAGAAGGTGGGCGAAGCGCTCAACCTGTTGGCTTTCAGCAACAAGAAAGCCGCCGAGATCATCAAGAAAGTGCTGGAGTCGGCCGTAGCCAACGCCGAGCATAACGAAGGCGCAGACGTTGACGACCTTAAAGTCGCTACCGTTTTCGTCAACGAAGGGCGTTCGCTGAAGCGCATCATGCCGCGTGCCAAAGGCCGCGCTGATCGCATCGTCAAGCGGTCTTGCCATATCACTGTCAAGGTTGCTGACAAGTAACGGAGTCGAAGAGATGGGTCAGAAAGTACATCCCATTGGCATTCGCCTGGGAATCGTCAAGGAGCACACCTCCGTCTGGTACGCAGACGGCCGGACTTATGCGGACTATTTGTTCGCTGATCTGAAGGTGCGTGAATACCTCCAAGACAAACTAAAAAGCGCGTCCGTAAGCCGTATCGATATCCATCGTCCGGCTCAGACTGCACGTATCACCATCCACACTGCTCGTCCTGGTATCGTTATCGGGAAGAAAGGTGAAGATGTTGAGAAGCTGCGTCAGGACCTGACCAAGCAAATGGGTGTGCCTGTGCACATCAATATCGAAGAGATCCGCAAGCCGGAACTCGACGGTATGCTGGTTGCGCAGAGCGTAGCTCAGCAGCTGGAGCGTCGTGTAATGTTCCGTCGCGCGATGAAACGCGCTGTACAGAACGCTATGCGCATTGGTGCCAAAGGCATCAAAATCCAAGTGAGCGGTCGTCTCGGCGGTGCTGAAATCGCACGTACTGAATGGTATCGCGAAGGTCGTGTGCCACTGCACACCCTGCGTGCCGACATCGACTATGCCAACTACGAAGCTCACACCACTTACGGTGTGATCGGTGTAAAGGTTTGGATCTTCAAAGGCGAAGTAATTGGTGGTCGCCAAGAAGAACTGAAGCCACAAGCACCAGCGCCTCGTAAAAAAGCTGCTAAGTAAGGGGTACGCCAAATGTTACAACCTAAGCGTACGAAGTTCCGCAAGCAGATGACAGGCCACAACCGTGGCTTGGCATTGCGCGGTAGCAAAGTCAGCTTCGGCGAGTATGCGCTGAAGTCTGTTGCTCGTGGTCGTCTCACCGCTCGTCAGATCGAATCAGCGCGTCGTGCACTGACCCGTCACGTTAAGCGTGGCGGTAAGATCTGGATCCGTGTATTCCCGGACAAGCCTGTAACCAAAAAGCCACTCGAAGTTCGGATGGGTAAAGGTAAGGGTAACGTGGAATATTGGGTTGCCCAGATTCAGCCAGGCAAAGTCCTGTATGAAATCGAGGGTGTTACTGAAGAGCTGGCGCGTGAGGCTTTCGCCCTGGCTGCTGCAAAGCTGCCGCTCGCCACCTCCTTTGTTAAACGGACGGTGATGTGATGAAAGCGAATGAACTTCGTGAAAAATCCGCACAGCAGCTGAACGAGCAACTGCTCGGCTTGCTGCGCGACCAGTTCAATCTGCGCATGCAGAAAGCAACTGGCCAGTTGGGGCAGTCGCATCTGCTCTCGCAAGTTAAGCGTGACATCGCTCGCGTGAAGACTGTGCTCAAACAGCAGGCAGGTAAGTAATCATGGCTGAAGCCGAAAAAACTGTCCGTACGCTGACTGGCCGTGTTGTCAGCGACAAGATGGACAAGACCATCACCGTACTGATCGAGCGTCGCGTTAAGCACCCGATCTACGGTAAATATGTTAAGCGTTCGACTAAGCTGCACGCGCACGACGAAACCAATCAGTGCCACATCGGCGACAAGGTCACTATTCGTGAAACTCGTCCGCTGGCCAAGACCAAGTCTTGGGCATTGGTTGATATTCTCGAACGCGCTGTGGAAGTCTAAGGACTAGGGGTCGGAGAAATTATATGATTCAGACTCAATCCATGCTCGATGTGGCCGATAACAGCGGCGCACGCCGCGTTATGTGCATCAAGGTGCTGGGTGGCTCCCATCGTCGTTACGCTGGTATCGGTGACATCATCAAAGTTACCGTCAAGGAAGCAATTCCTCGCGGTAAAGTGAAAAAAGGCCAAGTGATGACTGCTGTTGTAGTCCGCACTCGTCACGGCGTACGTCGTGCTGATGGCTCCATTATCCGCTTTGATGGCAACGCTGCTGTTCTTCTGAACAACAAGCAAGAGCCGATCGGCACCCGTATCTTTGGGCCAGTGACCCGTGAACTTCGTACTGAGAAGTTCATGAAGATCGTCTCGCTCGCCCCAGAAGTGCTGTAAGGAGATCCGACATGCAAAAGATTCGTCGTGACGACGAGATCATCGTGATCGCCGGCAAAGACAAAGGTAAGCGCGGTAAGGTGCTTAAGGTTCTCGCTAACAACCGTTTGGTTATTGGCGGTCTGAACCTGGTTAAGCGTCATACCAAGCCTAACCCTATGTCGGGCGTGCAAGGCGGTATCGTCGAAAAAGAAGCTCCACTGGACGCTTCTAACGTCGCCATCTTCAACGGCGAAACCAACAAGGCTGACCGCGTTGGTTTCAAAGTAGAAGAAGGCAAGAAAATTCGTGTCTTCAAGTCGACCCAAAAAGCGGTTGATGCTTGAACACTGCTAGGTAGATAAGACCATGGCACGACTAAAAGAGATTTACCGGAAGGAAATCGCTCCGAAACTTAAGGAAGAACTTAAGCTTTCGAACGTGATGGAAGTTCCGCGCGTTACCAAAATCACCCTGAACATGGGTTTGGGCGAAGCGATCGGTGATAAGAAAATCATCGAGCACGCTGTAGCTGATTTGGAAAAGATCACGGGTCAGAAATGTGTTGTGACCTACGCTCGCAAGTCCATCGCAGGCTTTAAAGTTCGCGAAGGCTGGCCGATCGGCGTTAAAGTTACTCTGCGCCGTGAGCGTATGTACGAATTCCTGGATCGTCTGCTGTCGATCTCCCTGCCTCGGGTACGCGACTTCCGCGGCCTGAATGCCAAGTCCTTCGATGGTCGTGGTAACTACAGCATGGGCGTGAAAGAGCAGATCATTTTCCCGGAAATCGACTACGACAAGATCGATGCCCTTCGCGGTCTGGACATTACCCTGACCACCACTGCTCGGACAGATGATGAAGGTCGCGCCTTGTTGCGTGCTTTCAAATTCCCGTTCCGCAACTGATTGGAGTAGGAAAATGGCCAAGATGAGCATGAAAAACCGCGAGCTGAAGCGTCAGCTCACGGTTGCCAAGTTCGCCAAGAAGCGTGCAGCACTGAAAGCTATCATCGTGGATCTGAACGCAAGTCCAGAAGCACGTTGGGAAGCTCAAGTTGCTCTGCAGAAGCAGCCACGTGACGCAAGCGCTGCGCGCATGCGTAACCGCTGCCGCCTGACTGGTCGTCCGCATGGTGTTTACCGCAAGTTCGGCCTCGGCCGTAACAAGTTGCGTGAAGCAGCAATGCGCGGTGACGTACCAGGTCTGGTTAAAGCCAGCTGGTAAGGCGCACAGGCAAAGTTGTCACTGTCAGGATTGCAATATCCTGACAGTCGGTGACCTTGAATATGAATCAAGCCCCTATTGGGGCTTGATTCATTTCTGGCGTGTGTCTAGAATGACCGGCTCGCCTGAGCCCGTGCTTTTTAAGCATTGAGTCACTCGGCGACAGATGTAGCCGCGAGGCTAATTATTTTTGTAACAGGAGCGTCTAGCCCATGAGTATGCAGGACCCGTTAGCGGACATGCTAACTCGAATCCGTAATGCCCAGATGGCTGAAAAGTCCGTCGTAAGCATGCCATCTTCCACGTTGAAGGTAGCTGTAGCCAAAGTTCTCAAAGACGAAGGTTACATCGCGGATTATCAGATCAGCAGCGAAATCAAACCACTGCTGTCTATCGAGCTGAAATACTTCGAAGGCCGTTCGGTTATCGAAGAAGTGAAGCGCGTTAGCCGTCCAGGCCTGCGTCAGTACAAGTCCTCCGAAGATCTGCCGAAAGTTCGTGGCGGTCTCGGTGTGTCTATCGTCTCCACCAGCAAAGGTGTGATGACGGATCGTGCTGCGCGCGCTGCCGGTGTCGGCGGCGAAGTTCTTTGCACTGTGTTCTAAGGGGGGATAAGCATGTCACGCGTCGCTAAGAACCCCGTTAAGCTGCCAGCTGGTGTCGAAGTAAAATTCGCCGGCCAACAGCTTTCGGTGAAGGGTGCCAAGGGCACTCTAGAACTGAACATCCATTCGTCCGTTGAAATTGTTGAAGAAGCTGGTGAGCTGCGTTTCGCTGCTCGCAATGGCGATCAACAAACTCGCGCAATGGCTGGTACCACTCGTGCGTTGGTAAACAACATGGTCCAAGGCGTAAGCCAAGGCTTCGAGCGCAAGCTCCAGCTGGTCGGTGTTGGTTACAAAGCGCAAGCAAAAGGCACAGTGCTGAACCTGGCTCTTGGCTTCTCGCACCCAGTGGATTACGAACTGCCGGAAGGCATCACCGCTGAGACTCCTAGCCAAACCGATATCCTGATTCGGGGTATTGATAAGCAGCTGGTAGGTCAGGTGGCCGCTGAGATCCGCGGTTTCCGTCCACCAGAGCCTTATAAAGGTAAGGGTGTACGTTACGCGGACGAAGTCGTCCGTCGTAAAGAAGCCAAGAAGAAGTAGGGCATAGCAAATGACCGACAAAAAAGTTACTCGCCTGCGTCGCGCTCGCAAAGCACGTCTGAAAATGCACGAACTCGAAGTCGTGCGTCTCTGCGTGTTCCGCTCGTCGCAGCATATATACGCCCAGGTCATCTCGGCCGACGGCAGCAAAGTCTTGGCAAGTGCTTCGACTTTGGACAAAGAACTGCGTGATGCTGCTACTGGCAACATCGACGCGGCCACAAAGGTTGGCCAGCTGGTCGCTACGCGTGCAAAAGCCGCTGGCGTCTCGCAGGTGGCTTTCGACCGCTCTGGCTTCAAGTACCACGGCCGCGTGAAAGCGCTGGCTGAGGCTGCTCGTGAAGCTGGGCTGGAGTTCTAAGTTATGTCAAATAACGACCAAAAGCGCGACGAAGGCTACATTGAGAAGCTGGTTCAAGTTAACCGCGTAGCCAAAACCGTTAAAGGCGGCCGTATCTTCACTTTCACCGCGTTGACCGTGGTTGGTGATGGTAAAGGGCGCGTTGGCTTCGGCCGTGGCAAGTCACGTGAAGTGCCTGCTGCGATCCAGAAGGCAATGGAAGCTGCTCGCCGCAACATGATCCAAGTTGACCTGAACGGTACAACTCTGCAGTACGCAATGAAGTCCGCTCACGGTGCTTCGAAGGTGTACATGCAGCCTGCTTCTGAAGGTACCGGTATCATCGCTGGCGGCGCTATGCGTGCTGTCCTCGAAGTTGCTGGCGTTCAGAACGTTCTAGCCAAGTGCTACGGCTCGACTAACCCGGTAAACGTGGTTCACGCCACTTTCAAAGGTTTGAAAGCTATGCAATCTCCTGAGTCTATTGCCGCTAAGCGTGGCAAAAGCGTTAAGGAGATCTTCTGATCATGGCTACCGTTAAAGTAACGCTGATCAAAAGCATGACCGGCCGTATCCCTAATCACAAACTGTGCATTAAGGGTCTGGGTCTGCGTCGCATCGGTCACACTGTAGAAGTACTTGATACTCCCGAGAATCGCGGGATGATCAACAAGGCTTACTACATGCTGCGTGTAGAGGGTTAATCGATGAAACTCAATGATCTGAGTCCAGCGCCGGGTTCCCGTCGCGAAAAGCATCGTCCGGGCCGTGGTATCGGTAGTGGTTTGGGTAAGACTGGTGGCCGTGGTCACAAAGGTCAGTCCTCCCGTTCCGGTGGCACAATTGCTCCAGGCTTTGAAGGCGGTCAACAGCCGCTTCATCGCCGTCTGCCTAAGTTCGGTTTCGTTTCCCTGAAAGCCATGGATCGCGCAGAAGTGCGTTTGTCCGAGCTGGCTAAAGTGGAAGGCGACATCGTTACTGTGCAGACCCTGAAAGATGCCAACGTGATCAACGTCAACGTACTGCGTGTGAAAATCATGCTGTCCGGTGAAGTTACTCGCGCTGTCACAATCGGCAAGGGAATCGGCGCCACCAAAGGTGCGCGTTCGGCTATCGAAGCAGCTGGCGGCAAGTTCGAGGAATAAATGGCTAAGCAAGGTGCTCTCTCAGCGCTCAGCAAAGGCGGGTTATCCGAGCTCTGGGCTCGTCTGCGTTTTCTATTCCTGGCGATTATCGTCTACCGAATAGGCGCACACATCCCAGTTCCAGGTATTAACCCGGACCGGTTGGCGGACCTGTTTCGACAGAATGAGGGGACCATTCTTAGCTTGTTCAACATGTTTTCTGGCGGCGCGCTGGAGCGGATGAGTATTTTTGCGCTGGGGATCATGCCGTATATTTCGGCATCGATCATCATGCAGCTTATGTCCGCTGTCAGCCCGCAACTGGAGCAGTTGAAGAAGGAAGGTGAAGCTGGTCGTCGCAAGATAAGCCAGTACACCCGCTACCTCACTGTCGCTCTTGCTCTTGTTCAGGCTATTGGCATGTCCATAGGTCTGGCAGGGCAGGGCGTAGCGTTCACTGGTGACCTAGGCTTCCATTTCGTTGCAGTAACCACTTTTGTGGCTGGTGCGATGTTCATGATGTGGCTGGGTGAACAGATTACTGAGCGTGGTGTTGGCAACGGTATCTCGATGTTGATTTTTTCGGGTATCGTCGCCGGTCTTCCGAGAGCAATTGGGCAGTCTTTCGAGTCTGCGCGTCAGGGCGATATCAATATCTTCGCTTTGGTTGCTATCGGTTTGCTGGCAGTAGCGATTATCGGTTTTGTGGTGTTCATTGAGCGTGGTCAGCGTCGTATTGCTGTTCACTACGCCAAGCGTCAGCAGGGCCGCAAGGTGTTTGCTGCGCAGACTAGCCACCTACCGCTGAAAGTGAATATGGCCGGTGTTATTCCGGCTATTTTTGCGAGCAGCATTTTGCTGTTCCCGGCTTCGCTGGGTGCCTGGTTCGGTCAGTCTGAAGGTATGGGCTGGTTGCAGGACATCTCGCAGTCGATCGCTCCTGGTCAGCCGTTGAATATTCTGCTGTTTAGTGCAGGGATTATTTTCTTCTGCTTCTTCTATACGGCGTTGATGTTCAATCCGAAAGACGTAGCGGAAAAC
Coding sequences within it:
- the secY gene encoding preprotein translocase subunit SecY, giving the protein MAKQGALSALSKGGLSELWARLRFLFLAIIVYRIGAHIPVPGINPDRLADLFRQNEGTILSLFNMFSGGALERMSIFALGIMPYISASIIMQLMSAVSPQLEQLKKEGEAGRRKISQYTRYLTVALALVQAIGMSIGLAGQGVAFTGDLGFHFVAVTTFVAGAMFMMWLGEQITERGVGNGISMLIFSGIVAGLPRAIGQSFESARQGDINIFALVAIGLLAVAIIGFVVFIERGQRRIAVHYAKRQQGRKVFAAQTSHLPLKVNMAGVIPAIFASSILLFPASLGAWFGQSEGMGWLQDISQSIAPGQPLNILLFSAGIIFFCFFYTALMFNPKDVAENLKKSGAFIPGIRPGEQSARYIDGVLTRLTLFGALYMTAVCLLPQFLVVAANVPFYLGGTSLLIVVVVVMDFMSQVQSHLVSHQYESLMKKANLKGYGSGMLR
- the rpsH gene encoding 30S ribosomal protein S8, with amino-acid sequence MSMQDPLADMLTRIRNAQMAEKSVVSMPSSTLKVAVAKVLKDEGYIADYQISSEIKPLLSIELKYFEGRSVIEEVKRVSRPGLRQYKSSEDLPKVRGGLGVSIVSTSKGVMTDRAARAAGVGGEVLCTVF
- the rplF gene encoding 50S ribosomal protein L6, which gives rise to MSRVAKNPVKLPAGVEVKFAGQQLSVKGAKGTLELNIHSSVEIVEEAGELRFAARNGDQQTRAMAGTTRALVNNMVQGVSQGFERKLQLVGVGYKAQAKGTVLNLALGFSHPVDYELPEGITAETPSQTDILIRGIDKQLVGQVAAEIRGFRPPEPYKGKGVRYADEVVRRKEAKKK
- the rpsQ gene encoding 30S ribosomal protein S17; its protein translation is MAEAEKTVRTLTGRVVSDKMDKTITVLIERRVKHPIYGKYVKRSTKLHAHDETNQCHIGDKVTIRETRPLAKTKSWALVDILERAVEV
- the rplP gene encoding 50S ribosomal protein L16, with product MLQPKRTKFRKQMTGHNRGLALRGSKVSFGEYALKSVARGRLTARQIESARRALTRHVKRGGKIWIRVFPDKPVTKKPLEVRMGKGKGNVEYWVAQIQPGKVLYEIEGVTEELAREAFALAAAKLPLATSFVKRTVM
- the rpmC gene encoding 50S ribosomal protein L29 — its product is MKANELREKSAQQLNEQLLGLLRDQFNLRMQKATGQLGQSHLLSQVKRDIARVKTVLKQQAGK
- the rpsC gene encoding 30S ribosomal protein S3, whose amino-acid sequence is MGQKVHPIGIRLGIVKEHTSVWYADGRTYADYLFADLKVREYLQDKLKSASVSRIDIHRPAQTARITIHTARPGIVIGKKGEDVEKLRQDLTKQMGVPVHINIEEIRKPELDGMLVAQSVAQQLERRVMFRRAMKRAVQNAMRIGAKGIKIQVSGRLGGAEIARTEWYREGRVPLHTLRADIDYANYEAHTTYGVIGVKVWIFKGEVIGGRQEELKPQAPAPRKKAAK
- the rpsS gene encoding 30S ribosomal protein S19; its protein translation is MPRSLKKGPFIDLHLLKKIEVAAEKNDRKPVKTWSRRSMILPQMVGLTIAVHNGRLHVPVLVNEDMVGHKLGEFAGTRTYRGHVADKKAKR
- the rplN gene encoding 50S ribosomal protein L14; its protein translation is MIQTQSMLDVADNSGARRVMCIKVLGGSHRRYAGIGDIIKVTVKEAIPRGKVKKGQVMTAVVVRTRHGVRRADGSIIRFDGNAAVLLNNKQEPIGTRIFGPVTRELRTEKFMKIVSLAPEVL
- the rplE gene encoding 50S ribosomal protein L5: MARLKEIYRKEIAPKLKEELKLSNVMEVPRVTKITLNMGLGEAIGDKKIIEHAVADLEKITGQKCVVTYARKSIAGFKVREGWPIGVKVTLRRERMYEFLDRLLSISLPRVRDFRGLNAKSFDGRGNYSMGVKEQIIFPEIDYDKIDALRGLDITLTTTARTDDEGRALLRAFKFPFRN
- the rplX gene encoding 50S ribosomal protein L24 → MQKIRRDDEIIVIAGKDKGKRGKVLKVLANNRLVIGGLNLVKRHTKPNPMSGVQGGIVEKEAPLDASNVAIFNGETNKADRVGFKVEEGKKIRVFKSTQKAVDA
- the rplV gene encoding 50S ribosomal protein L22, whose amino-acid sequence is MEVAAKLSGARISAQKARLVADQIRGKKVGEALNLLAFSNKKAAEIIKKVLESAVANAEHNEGADVDDLKVATVFVNEGRSLKRIMPRAKGRADRIVKRSCHITVKVADK
- the rpsE gene encoding 30S ribosomal protein S5, whose translation is MSNNDQKRDEGYIEKLVQVNRVAKTVKGGRIFTFTALTVVGDGKGRVGFGRGKSREVPAAIQKAMEAARRNMIQVDLNGTTLQYAMKSAHGASKVYMQPASEGTGIIAGGAMRAVLEVAGVQNVLAKCYGSTNPVNVVHATFKGLKAMQSPESIAAKRGKSVKEIF
- the rpmD gene encoding 50S ribosomal protein L30; translation: MATVKVTLIKSMTGRIPNHKLCIKGLGLRRIGHTVEVLDTPENRGMINKAYYMLRVEG
- the rpsN gene encoding 30S ribosomal protein S14; the protein is MAKMSMKNRELKRQLTVAKFAKKRAALKAIIVDLNASPEARWEAQVALQKQPRDASAARMRNRCRLTGRPHGVYRKFGLGRNKLREAAMRGDVPGLVKASW
- the rplR gene encoding 50S ribosomal protein L18, with the translated sequence MTDKKVTRLRRARKARLKMHELEVVRLCVFRSSQHIYAQVISADGSKVLASASTLDKELRDAATGNIDAATKVGQLVATRAKAAGVSQVAFDRSGFKYHGRVKALAEAAREAGLEF
- the rplO gene encoding 50S ribosomal protein L15 produces the protein MKLNDLSPAPGSRREKHRPGRGIGSGLGKTGGRGHKGQSSRSGGTIAPGFEGGQQPLHRRLPKFGFVSLKAMDRAEVRLSELAKVEGDIVTVQTLKDANVINVNVLRVKIMLSGEVTRAVTIGKGIGATKGARSAIEAAGGKFEE